The proteins below come from a single Acidobacteriota bacterium genomic window:
- a CDS encoding response regulator: MKLPLIRTFAIAPARAPILRYGVALLSTVLALIPTLFLSDMAESRLVVFAVAVMVSAWYGGWKPGLAATSFALTVSAYYSLVGYHNAPEFRKAVAHMVLFFAVALLICWFNGALRATQESLRRSESNFRSLVTNAPYGICRCDSLGVLLDANPALSAMLGFSSADEVVGRHLGGLYVDAQQWFQTADYFHAGKEFNNLPTELARPDGSTILARMSGRVIPNGRTGPTFQIFMEDITERRGLEQQLRQAQKMEAIGRLAGGIAHDFNNLLMVISGYSEFLLERLGPDLSLRGPAQEIANAAQRATSLTRQLLAFSRKQMLAPKVLDLNEVVTENLKMLTRMIGEDIDLVMVPTPTIGAVRADPGQIDQVIMNLAVNARDAMPEGGKLTIETSNVFLDENFARTHAPLEAGDYVMLAISDTGLGMDLETQSRIFEPFFTTKGAKGTGLGLSTVYGIVKQSGAYIFVESQPNRGTTFRTYFPRVDGKEDAVAAQEALGFPRRQRGQETILLVEDEINLRRLARQYLETQGYKILEAEDGAAALQIVEGHKGQINLVLTDVVMPGMNGRELAVAISSALPDIRVLYMSGYTENAIGHNGTLDAGINLLQKPFSLPALKDKVREVLDSEPIPEEATMPSRSTATVLTGKKIPPFRARRFNLHLPLRYRLLGEQRWLQGTTENISRSGLLFQAEEILQPNAQLEINLVLPAEIAGLAATEVVCRGEVVRAIGTPGKGVSPALAAKILQYHFQHGSHMAEA; this comes from the coding sequence ATGAAGCTCCCCCTCATCCGCACTTTCGCAATCGCTCCCGCACGTGCGCCTATTCTGCGCTACGGCGTGGCGCTCCTCAGCACCGTACTGGCGCTGATCCCGACTCTATTTCTATCGGACATGGCGGAAAGCCGCCTGGTTGTTTTCGCCGTCGCCGTAATGGTGAGCGCCTGGTACGGAGGTTGGAAGCCCGGACTGGCTGCTACTTCATTCGCGCTGACCGTGAGCGCCTACTACTCGCTTGTCGGTTACCACAATGCGCCGGAATTCCGCAAAGCGGTCGCGCACATGGTGCTGTTCTTCGCCGTGGCGTTGCTGATCTGCTGGTTCAACGGCGCGCTGCGCGCGACCCAGGAAAGCTTGCGGCGTTCGGAGAGCAATTTTCGTTCTCTCGTCACCAATGCGCCGTACGGGATTTGCCGTTGCGACAGCCTGGGCGTGCTGCTGGATGCGAACCCGGCGTTAAGCGCGATGCTGGGATTTTCCAGTGCGGATGAAGTGGTCGGCAGGCATCTGGGCGGACTGTACGTCGACGCGCAGCAGTGGTTTCAGACCGCAGACTACTTTCACGCAGGGAAAGAATTCAACAATCTTCCGACCGAACTGGCCCGGCCGGACGGTTCGACCATTCTTGCCCGGATGTCCGGGCGAGTCATTCCTAACGGCCGGACTGGACCGACATTTCAAATATTCATGGAAGACATCACAGAACGGCGAGGGCTGGAACAGCAACTTCGTCAGGCGCAGAAGATGGAAGCCATCGGCCGGCTTGCCGGTGGGATCGCGCACGATTTCAACAATCTGTTGATGGTGATTTCCGGCTATTCGGAATTTCTGCTGGAGCGGCTTGGTCCGGATCTATCGTTGCGCGGACCGGCGCAGGAAATTGCCAACGCAGCGCAGCGGGCGACGTCTTTGACACGGCAGCTCCTGGCCTTCAGCCGCAAGCAGATGCTGGCTCCCAAGGTGCTCGACCTGAACGAAGTGGTCACGGAAAACCTGAAGATGCTGACGCGCATGATCGGCGAGGACATCGATCTGGTGATGGTACCGACGCCCACTATTGGCGCGGTGCGCGCTGATCCCGGACAAATCGATCAGGTGATCATGAACCTGGCCGTGAATGCCCGCGACGCGATGCCGGAAGGCGGCAAGCTCACGATCGAAACGTCGAATGTTTTCCTCGACGAAAATTTTGCGCGTACCCATGCTCCGCTTGAAGCGGGCGATTACGTGATGCTGGCGATCAGCGATACGGGCCTGGGGATGGATCTGGAAACGCAGTCCCGCATTTTTGAACCGTTCTTCACGACCAAGGGCGCGAAGGGCACGGGACTGGGTTTATCAACGGTGTATGGAATTGTGAAGCAGAGCGGTGCGTACATTTTTGTGGAAAGCCAACCGAACCGCGGCACAACCTTCCGCACGTATTTCCCGCGCGTGGACGGAAAAGAGGATGCGGTTGCGGCCCAGGAAGCGCTGGGATTTCCGCGTCGCCAACGCGGGCAGGAAACGATTCTGCTGGTCGAGGATGAAATCAACTTGCGGCGGCTGGCGCGGCAGTATCTGGAAACGCAGGGCTACAAGATTCTCGAAGCAGAAGATGGCGCCGCCGCTCTGCAGATTGTTGAAGGGCACAAGGGACAGATCAATCTTGTCCTAACCGATGTTGTCATGCCTGGAATGAATGGGCGCGAACTGGCGGTGGCCATTTCGTCTGCGCTTCCAGATATCCGGGTCCTCTACATGTCGGGATACACCGAGAATGCGATTGGTCACAATGGCACGCTCGATGCCGGCATCAACCTGTTACAAAAACCGTTCAGCCTTCCCGCTTTGAAGGACAAAGTTCGAGAAGTTCTGGACTCCGAGCCAATCCCCGAGGAGGCCACCATGCCAAGCCGCAGCACTGCCACTGTTTTGACTGGAAAGAAGATTCCACCGTTCCGCGCACGCCGGTTCAACCTGCATCTGCCGCTCCGCTATCGCTTGCTGGGCGAGCAGCGCTGGCTGCAAGGGACTACGGAAAATATCAGCCGCTCCGGACTGCTGTTCCAGGCGGAAGAAATTCTTCAACCCAACGCACAGCTGGAAATCAATCTCGTGCTTCCAGCCGAGATTGCTGGACTGGCGGCAACGGAAGTTGTGTGTCGTGGAGAAGTAGTCCGCGCGATTGGCACGCCGGGCAAGGGAGTGAGTCCGGCGCTGGCAGCGAAGATTCTGCAATATCACTTTCAACACGGGTCGCATATGGCAGAAGCGTAA
- the nadD gene encoding nicotinate (nicotinamide) nucleotide adenylyltransferase: MNIGLFGGSFDPIHRGHLALAQAAAERFELRQVLFVPANVPPHKQKQPVTAFVHRYAMVALATADQKHFVPSMLEAPAELRAPGPTKTSLPAPPNYTIDTVRRLKQTLKKADRLFLLIGIDAFRDIAKWYEARALLAECDFVVASRPGFSLRDVAESLPESVRPPAAVTKPFQKQAASGDLVLPGVTLHLLEGVQQNVSATMIRAAAAQGKPLGRWLDPRVADYVRKTGLYR; this comes from the coding sequence ATGAACATCGGACTTTTCGGTGGCAGCTTCGATCCCATCCATCGTGGGCATCTCGCCCTGGCGCAGGCGGCGGCGGAACGTTTTGAGCTGCGGCAGGTACTTTTCGTGCCGGCCAACGTGCCTCCCCATAAACAGAAACAACCCGTGACCGCCTTTGTCCATCGCTATGCCATGGTGGCCCTGGCGACCGCGGACCAGAAGCACTTCGTGCCCTCAATGTTGGAAGCGCCCGCAGAATTGCGCGCCCCTGGACCAACCAAAACCTCGCTGCCCGCGCCCCCCAATTACACGATCGACACCGTGCGCCGCCTGAAACAAACGCTCAAGAAAGCTGACCGCCTCTTCCTGCTGATTGGTATCGACGCGTTCCGTGACATCGCGAAATGGTATGAAGCAAGAGCCCTGCTCGCGGAGTGTGACTTCGTGGTGGCGAGCCGTCCAGGATTCTCCTTGCGCGATGTAGCGGAATCCTTGCCTGAAAGCGTACGCCCTCCCGCCGCCGTAACCAAGCCATTTCAAAAGCAAGCCGCCAGCGGAGACCTGGTCCTGCCCGGCGTCACTCTTCACTTACTCGAAGGTGTGCAGCAAAATGTCTCCGCCACGATGATTCGTGCAGCCGCTGCCCAGGGCAAGCCTCTCGGAAGATGGCTCGACCCCCGCGTAGCCGACTACGTCCGCAAGACCG